The DNA sequence GATCTTTATCATCCCTGCAACTATACGACAGAAGAGTTTTTGGCAGTTGCCAAAGAGTGTGAGGAGATCGCATTATCCAGTGACTCGCGTATTGTGAACTCCGATGGGGCCGCATTTAACAGTCATTCAAGTCTCAAAGTATATGGTAATACCAATGGTTTCCTGCACAGTTATGCAACCAGTCGTCATAGTTTAAGTTGTGTGTTAATTGCAAAGCAGCAACAGGAAATGCAACGAAATTACAGTTACACTAGCGGGCGGGACGTTAATGACCTATTGAGCGCAAAATGGGTGGCAGAAGATGCTGCAAAGCGTACTTTAGATCGTTTAGGTGCAACTAAAATAAAAACCCAAGAAAGCGCGGTTATTTTTGCCCCAGAAGTTGCTACCGGCTTATTTGGGCATCTCGTTGGTGCTATCAGTGGGATGAGTTTGTATAAAAAATCAAGTTTTTTACTGGATAGTTTAGGGACGAAAATATTTCCTGAATGGATGCAAATTTCGGAGCACCCGCATATTATGAAAGGTCTAGCCAGTGCGCCCTATGACCAGGAAGGGTGCAAAACGATTCAGCGAAATATTGTTGAAAGTGGCGTACTGCAGACCTATTTATTACCCGGCTATGCTTCTCGCAAAATGAAAATGGAAAGTACAGGCCATGCCGGAGGCATTCATAACTGGCATGTTAAAACAGGTGATTTAGATTTGCCCGGATTATTTAAAGAAATGGGCACTGGGTTGTTTGTTACCGAATTAATGGGGCAAGGTGTGAATTTGGTGAGTGGAGATTATTCTCGCGGAGCGAGCGGTTTTTGGATTGAGAATGGGGTGATTGTTTGTCCTGTACATGAAATTACCATTGCGGGAAATTTAAAAGAGATGTTTATGGGGATTGAAGCGATCGGCAATGATATTGATCCGCGCAGCAGCCTTAAAACAGGCTCTATTTTAATTAACAAAATGAAAATAGCCGGGCAATAATAGTTTGGGTATAAAAAATAAGCCTATTTTCGAATAGGCTTATTTTATTTAAACATTATTTCTTATGCACAATAAATGCCTGCGGGTAACCATTTTTTATTTCAGCCAATATTTTTTCTGCTCTTAACTGACTATTAAAGGGTCCTAAACGTAATTTGTAAAGTTCATCTTCTTCGATAAATAAACTTTTTACTTGATATTCAGCCCTGTATTTTTTACCTAAATCATTAGCTTTGTCTGCGGAATAAGTGACTAAGTACTGAATGTAATAATCGCCGTTAAACTGATTGCTCAAATCTTCCTGTACAGGGAAATGGAGAAGTTGAATTTCAACTTTTGCCGTACCCGTTTTTAAAATATCGAGTTTATAGGCCGCAGCGTATGACAGATCAATAATTCGTCCTTCGTGAAAGGGTCCTCGGTCATTGACCCGCACAACGATCCGTTTGTTATTTTCCAAATTTATTACCCTAACATAACTGGGTAAAGGTAAGTTTTTATGGGCTGCGGTCATTGCAAACATGTCATAACGTTCACCATTTGAGGTTAAGTGGCCATGAAATTTATTACCATACCACGAGGCTATGCCTCTTTCGCTCAGCTTGGTAATACCTGTCAGCACCCTGTAATCAATACCACGCACAGTATAATCTTTATTGCCACCCAGAGAATAAGGTTCATAACGAGGATTAACATCTTCAACATGACCCAATGGGGGAGGGTTATCCGGACGGTGATCATTCTCTATTTGATAACGGCCGTCGGCAGTATCCTGAGAGCTGCATCCAATAAGCATCATAGTCAGCAGAAATATGAGTGATATTTTAAATTTGCGCATTTTTTATCAGTTTGTATTAAAACGTTTATGGGTATTAATAGACATTAACACCCCGAAACCGGCTATTAAAGTAACAATTGAGGTGCCTCCATAACTTATTAACGGCAAGGGGACGCCTACTACGGGTAATAACCCACTCACCATGCCAATATTTACAAAAACATAAACAAAAAAAGTAAGGGTAATACTGCCTGCAACTAATTTTGTGAAAGCATCTTGGGCTTTGTTTGCTATCCATAAACCACGCGCAATAATAAACAGATAAATGGTTAACAACATTAAGATACCGATAAAACCAAACTCTTCTGAAAAAACAGAAAAAATAAAATCAGTGTGGCGTTCAGGTAAAAATTCAAGCTGAGATTGTGTTCCTTGTAACCAACCTTTACCCGAGAGGCCACCTGAACCGATCGCTATTTTGGACTGGATAATATGATACCCCGCGCCAAGCGGATCAGATTCAGGATTAAACAGAGTTAATACACGACTTCGCTGATAATCATGCATTAAATAAAACCACAGGACGGGGACAAATGCGATCAAAGCGGTCGCGGCTATTGAAAGATACAACCATGAAATCCCTGAAAGGAAAAGTGCAAAAACACCCGATGACGCGACTAATATAGCAGTGCCTAAATCTGGTTGTACTGCTATTAAGAGGGTCGGGACAAGGACAATTAACAAGGATACAAAAATCTGTTTTAAACGTGGTGGTAAATTGTATTCGCTTATATAATAAGCGACCATAAATGGCATAATCAGTTTCATTATTTCAGACGGTTGAAATTTTGTAAAACCCAGGTCTAACCAGCGTTGCGCGCCTTTGCCTGTATGACCAATGACCAGCACTGCGATTAGCAGTAATATAATAATAACAAAAATAGCCGGTGTCCAGCGTTGGTAAATTTCAGGGGGAATTTGCGCTATTACAAACATGACGGCAAGGGCAATGGCTAAACGAATGACTTGCCTGATTAACATCTCATAACCAGCAACAGAATATAATATGGTTAGGCTTAACCCCATTAAAGAAAATAATCCTATTAGTAGCAGCGGATCTATGTGCAAACGATAAAAAATGCTCTTTTGAGCTTGCGTGCTGAGCATTATTATAAGCCTAACGATTGAGTAGCAGGAGAGGGTGACGTATTTTTAAAATATTCATCAAACAAAGAACGGACAATCGGGGCTGCGTGACTGCTACCACCCCCGGCATTCTCCAGAACAACACTGGCGACAATTTCAGGCTCTTTAAAGGGCGCAAATGCTACAAACATTGCATTATCCCGATGACGCTCTTTCATGCTATCGGCATCATAGGATTCATTTTCTTTGATATTAACAACCTGTGCCGTACCCGATTTACCGGCTACGGAATAGGAGGTGCCGACAAATGCTTTATCAGCAGTACCGGCTTTTTTATTAGTAACGGCATACATAGCATCTAAGGCGACTTCCCAGTAATGATCATCCTTTAGCTGGATCGGTTTTTGCGCTTCGCGTGTGGGGGTAAAAGTACTCTCCCCTGAAATAATGGACTGCAGCATATGTGGCTCTATTACCTTACCTTTCCGGGCTAAGATTGCCGTGGCTTTGGTTAGTTGAATCGGTGTAACCGTCCAGTAACCTTGCCCGATACCCACCGATATTGTATCACCGTCGTACCATTGCTCGTTAAATCTTGCTTTTTTCCATTCACGAGAAGGCATGATTGCTTTTGTTTCTTCCCCTATATCAAGACCACTATAATTGCCAAAACCAAACTTTTTCATAAAAGGACTCATGCGGTCAATACCCGTTTTATAGGCGGTTTGATAAAAAAAGGTATCACAGCTTTGTTCTATGGCCTTGTGAACATCAACTGTACCATGGCCCCATTGCTTCCAATCACGAAAGCGGCGTTTAGAATTGGGGACAATCCACCAACCAGGATCGAATATTTCTGTTTGTTCGGTTATAACACTGGCATCTAACGCGAGCAAAGCCATTTGTGGTTTAATGGTTGAGGCTGGCGGATAGCGTCCCTGAGTGGCCCGGTTAATCAGCGGACGGTCTTTTGATTGCAGGAGTGCCTGATATTCCCGCTGACTTATGCCTTGCACAAAAAGGTTAGGATCATAACTTGGACTGGAGACTAAACTTAAAACGCCACCTGTGTTCGCATCCAGTATAACCACGCTACCGCGATTTTCACCCAATAATTGTTGTGCTTTTAATTGCAGTTTGACATCAAGGTTTAATATAATGTCTTTTCCCGGGATAGGCGGGGTAAAGCTCAGAGTACGTATTACTTTTCCCCAACTGTCTACTTCAACTTGACGTTGGCCAGGCTCCCCATGTAATAAATCTTCATAATATTTTTCGATGCCCAGTTTACCGATATATTCCGTTGCCCGATAACGTGCGCTTTCGCCCCGCTTTTCAATTCGTCGCAGGTCAGCGCTATTAATTTTGGCGATATAACCCAAAGCATGCGTGAAGGTATCAGCAAAAGGATAAAAACGTTTAAGATTCGCTTGAATCGAAAAGCCTTTAAATCTATGTTGATTAACGCTAAAAAGAGCGACCTCTTTTTCGCTTAATTGTTGGCGAATGATGATAGCTTTGAAGGATCTTGCATAACGGTTTTGTTCGTTAAAATTTTTGATTTCTTGATCCGTTAACGCTAATAATTTTTGTAATTCAAGGATATTTTCATCTAAATTTTCTGTCTTATTAACGATCACCTGCAGATTATAAACTGGCCGGTTCTCGGCAATAATGATGCCATTACGATCATAAATAAGGCCTCTGTTTGGCGAGATCGTTTGTACACTTATACGGTTGTCATTTGAACGTGTTTGATATTTTTCAAAGGAGGTTATTTGCAGGTAATAGAGGTTGCTAATTAATACCCCTATTGCAATGACTATCGCAATAAAAATTACCAGAGTACGGCGCATAAAGAGTGCGGATTCTGCGGAATGATTCCTTATGGGAATGCGTTTTTTAACCACGTCGTATTATTCTCTATGGTATGGGTGGTTAATTGTTAAAGTAAAAGCGCGATATAAACTTTCGGCGACGATAACTCGTACTAAAGGATGGGGCAAGGTTAACGCTGAAAGTGACCAGCGTTGTTCAGACTTTGTAATGCATTCAGGCGCAAGCCCTTCAGGTCCACCGATTAATAAACTAATATTTCTTGCATCTAACTGCCATTTGCCCATCTCATCGGCAAGCTGTTCAGTTGTCCATGCTTGTCCCGTCACTTCCAGTGTGACAATTTTATTACCTTTGGGGATTGCTGCAAGGGTCAATTCCCCCTCTTTTTTCAATATCCGTTTTATATCCGCATTTTTACCACGCTTCCCAGCATTGATTTCCAGCAATTCAAGTTGCATCTCTTTTGGAAAGCGTCGCGCATATTCTTGGTATCCTTTTTCAACCCAGTCGGGCATCTTTGTGCCGACTGCGATTAACTGAATTTTCATTAAGCAGACTGTTCCCAAAGTTTTTCAAGTTGATAAAACTGTCTTGTTTCATCCTGCATAACGTGGACAACAACATTACCCAAGTCCAGTAATACCCACTCACTGCCCTCTAAGCCCTCGATACCTAACGGGGATTCACCTGCATTCTTGGCTGCCAGTGCGGTTTGTTCTGCGACAGAACGAACATGACGCTTAGAATTACCCGTACAGATAATCATAGTATCAGTTACATCTGAGGTGGCAGAAACATCGATTACAGTAATATCTTTCGCTTTGAAATCTTCAAGATGTTGTAATACAAATTTTTTTAATTGTGCGTCTTGCAAAGGGAATTCCTTTAATAATTGAGTTAAAAATTTAATCAGTCACATAGTATACCACGACCAATCTCTGCCGGGATAGTCTTGATGATCATTTGACCTTTTTATATTCACACCGATTGATTTAATTAGCCCCATTTATTGTGACTGCTGCCAACTATACCGTTAAATAATTAGATCCTTTCCTTGCAAAAATGGCATAGTTTATTAGACTTCTGATCAAATGTGGGGGAAAGTGCACAAAAGTGGATCTTTTTCTCTAAATTAGCTCGTTTTCATTACAATAAAAAGATGGATTTTAGATAATCATGTTGCGTGGCGCGAATGCAATTAATCTTGATACAAAAGGAAGAATCGCTATTCCAACTCGATATCGAGATTGGTTGGGGGATACTTGTCAAGGTCAATTTGTCTGTACTATCGATATCCAGTCGCCTTGTTTACTTATCTATCCGCTTAATGAATGGCTATTGATTGAAACAAAATTACGTGCTTTATCGAGTACTAACCCACAAGAGCGTCGTTTACAGCGTCTTATTTTGGGATATGCAACAGAAAGCGAATTAGATAAAAGTGGGCGAGCTTTAATCGCACCAACCCTTAGACAACATGCAAAACTACAAAAAAAAGTGATGCTGGTGGGGCAATTAAATAAATTTGAATTGTGGGACGAAGATATGTGGAATCAACAGATAAAAAATGATTTAGAGGATGGGTTGCCGACAGGAATAGAATTAAGTTCAGGGTTAAGGGAGTTTTCACTTTAATGGCAAAACATACAACAGTATTATTGGATGAAGCGGTTAACGGCTTAGGTTTAAAAACAGACGGTATATATGTAGATGGTACCTTTGGACGTGGAGGGCATTCTCGGCATATTCTTGGCCAGTTAGGGGCACAGGGAAGATTAATAGCAATCGATCGTGATCCACGTGCGATTGAGACCGGCGAAGCGCTGATGAAAGAAGATCCTCGTTTTACTATTATCCATGGTCCATTCTCCGGGTTAGCGGAATATATAAAAGAGTTGGGGCTCGCAGGGCAAATAGATGGTGTGTTATTAGATCTGGGTGTTTCTTCTCCGCAAATTGATGATGCTGATCGTGGTTTTAGTTTTATGCGTGATGGCCCGTTGGATATGCGCATGGATCCTACCTCGGGTATAAGTGCAGCACAGTGGTTGGCAAAAGCGGATGTTGATGACATTGGATGGGTATTAAAAACCTTTGGAGAGGAAAAGTTTGCCTTCCGTATTGCCCGCGCTATCGTTGCGGATCGCACGGAAACACCCTTTTTACGCACGCTGCAATTGGCTCAATTAATTGAACGTCTCTGTCCTAAAAGAGAAAAGAAAAAACATCCTGCAACCCGCAGTTTCCAGGCTATCCGGATTTATGTTAATAGTGAATTGGAAGAGATTCATAAAGTACTTGATGGCGCACTGGAGATATTAGCT is a window from the Psychromonas ingrahamii 37 genome containing:
- the pmbA gene encoding metalloprotease PmbA; this translates as MIEQKQQLENAVNEALTFAQQLGVNQAEVALGKATGISVNTRLGEVENIEFNHDGAMGISVYVNQCKGSASTADLSLEAIHSSVKAAVDIAKFTSKDPFSGLLDPEFLEKNPLDLDLYHPCNYTTEEFLAVAKECEEIALSSDSRIVNSDGAAFNSHSSLKVYGNTNGFLHSYATSRHSLSCVLIAKQQQEMQRNYSYTSGRDVNDLLSAKWVAEDAAKRTLDRLGATKIKTQESAVIFAPEVATGLFGHLVGAISGMSLYKKSSFLLDSLGTKIFPEWMQISEHPHIMKGLASAPYDQEGCKTIQRNIVESGVLQTYLLPGYASRKMKMESTGHAGGIHNWHVKTGDLDLPGLFKEMGTGLFVTELMGQGVNLVSGDYSRGASGFWIENGVIVCPVHEITIAGNLKEMFMGIEAIGNDIDPRSSLKTGSILINKMKIAGQ
- a CDS encoding septal ring lytic transglycosylase RlpA family protein, whose product is MRKFKISLIFLLTMMLIGCSSQDTADGRYQIENDHRPDNPPPLGHVEDVNPRYEPYSLGGNKDYTVRGIDYRVLTGITKLSERGIASWYGNKFHGHLTSNGERYDMFAMTAAHKNLPLPSYVRVINLENNKRIVVRVNDRGPFHEGRIIDLSYAAAYKLDILKTGTAKVEIQLLHFPVQEDLSNQFNGDYYIQYLVTYSADKANDLGKKYRAEYQVKSLFIEEDELYKLRLGPFNSQLRAEKILAEIKNGYPQAFIVHKK
- the rodA gene encoding rod shape-determining protein RodA, which gives rise to MLSTQAQKSIFYRLHIDPLLLIGLFSLMGLSLTILYSVAGYEMLIRQVIRLAIALAVMFVIAQIPPEIYQRWTPAIFVIIILLLIAVLVIGHTGKGAQRWLDLGFTKFQPSEIMKLIMPFMVAYYISEYNLPPRLKQIFVSLLIVLVPTLLIAVQPDLGTAILVASSGVFALFLSGISWLYLSIAATALIAFVPVLWFYLMHDYQRSRVLTLFNPESDPLGAGYHIIQSKIAIGSGGLSGKGWLQGTQSQLEFLPERHTDFIFSVFSEEFGFIGILMLLTIYLFIIARGLWIANKAQDAFTKLVAGSITLTFFVYVFVNIGMVSGLLPVVGVPLPLISYGGTSIVTLIAGFGVLMSINTHKRFNTN
- the mrdA gene encoding penicillin-binding protein 2; this encodes MVKKRIPIRNHSAESALFMRRTLVIFIAIVIAIGVLISNLYYLQITSFEKYQTRSNDNRISVQTISPNRGLIYDRNGIIIAENRPVYNLQVIVNKTENLDENILELQKLLALTDQEIKNFNEQNRYARSFKAIIIRQQLSEKEVALFSVNQHRFKGFSIQANLKRFYPFADTFTHALGYIAKINSADLRRIEKRGESARYRATEYIGKLGIEKYYEDLLHGEPGQRQVEVDSWGKVIRTLSFTPPIPGKDIILNLDVKLQLKAQQLLGENRGSVVILDANTGGVLSLVSSPSYDPNLFVQGISQREYQALLQSKDRPLINRATQGRYPPASTIKPQMALLALDASVITEQTEIFDPGWWIVPNSKRRFRDWKQWGHGTVDVHKAIEQSCDTFFYQTAYKTGIDRMSPFMKKFGFGNYSGLDIGEETKAIMPSREWKKARFNEQWYDGDTISVGIGQGYWTVTPIQLTKATAILARKGKVIEPHMLQSIISGESTFTPTREAQKPIQLKDDHYWEVALDAMYAVTNKKAGTADKAFVGTSYSVAGKSGTAQVVNIKENESYDADSMKERHRDNAMFVAFAPFKEPEIVASVVLENAGGGSSHAAPIVRSLFDEYFKNTSPSPATQSLGL
- the rlmH gene encoding 23S rRNA (pseudouridine(1915)-N(3))-methyltransferase RlmH, producing MKIQLIAVGTKMPDWVEKGYQEYARRFPKEMQLELLEINAGKRGKNADIKRILKKEGELTLAAIPKGNKIVTLEVTGQAWTTEQLADEMGKWQLDARNISLLIGGPEGLAPECITKSEQRWSLSALTLPHPLVRVIVAESLYRAFTLTINHPYHRE
- the rsfS gene encoding ribosome silencing factor; its protein translation is MQDAQLKKFVLQHLEDFKAKDITVIDVSATSDVTDTMIICTGNSKRHVRSVAEQTALAAKNAGESPLGIEGLEGSEWVLLDLGNVVVHVMQDETRQFYQLEKLWEQSA
- the mraZ gene encoding division/cell wall cluster transcriptional repressor MraZ; protein product: MLRGANAINLDTKGRIAIPTRYRDWLGDTCQGQFVCTIDIQSPCLLIYPLNEWLLIETKLRALSSTNPQERRLQRLILGYATESELDKSGRALIAPTLRQHAKLQKKVMLVGQLNKFELWDEDMWNQQIKNDLEDGLPTGIELSSGLREFSL
- the rsmH gene encoding 16S rRNA (cytosine(1402)-N(4))-methyltransferase RsmH, encoding MAKHTTVLLDEAVNGLGLKTDGIYVDGTFGRGGHSRHILGQLGAQGRLIAIDRDPRAIETGEALMKEDPRFTIIHGPFSGLAEYIKELGLAGQIDGVLLDLGVSSPQIDDADRGFSFMRDGPLDMRMDPTSGISAAQWLAKADVDDIGWVLKTFGEEKFAFRIARAIVADRTETPFLRTLQLAQLIERLCPKREKKKHPATRSFQAIRIYVNSELEEIHKVLDGALEILAIGGQLSVISFHSLEDRIVKRFIRKQEKGREYPPGLPLTEAQMQHGKTLKSLAKALKPSAEEINENTRARSSVLRVAQKIAEPESE